Proteins encoded within one genomic window of Companilactobacillus zhachilii:
- a CDS encoding SHOCT domain-containing protein: MHATLINRNTNERKDVKVGFSWTEFFWGFWPALFRADWKWLIIILLVDVGLGVFSWGGGSLFFNLIFAFFYNKFYTNDLLNSGFEPADDASYNALLAKGYIAPGRKFTTTNYTSDPQLDQLDKLKDLLDQGAITQEEYDIKKRQILGL; encoded by the coding sequence ATGCACGCAACTTTAATTAATCGCAATACCAACGAACGTAAAGACGTCAAAGTCGGTTTCTCATGGACTGAATTCTTCTGGGGCTTTTGGCCCGCACTTTTTCGAGCTGACTGGAAATGGCTTATTATTATCCTACTAGTTGATGTCGGACTGGGCGTCTTCTCATGGGGTGGCGGATCACTATTTTTCAATTTGATTTTTGCATTCTTCTACAATAAATTTTATACTAACGACTTGCTAAATAGTGGTTTTGAACCAGCTGACGATGCATCCTACAATGCCTTACTTGCCAAAGGATACATTGCTCCCGGTCGTAAATTTACTACTACTAATTACACAAGTGATCCCCAATTGGACCAACTTGATAAATTGAAAGACTTACTCGATCAAGGTGCCATCACCCAAGAGGAATATGATATCAAAAAGAGACAAATTTTAGGTTTATAA
- a CDS encoding DUF2628 domain-containing protein, which translates to MHAILINRRTNERKDVKVGFSWTEFFWGFWPALFRGDWKWLIIILIANLTLGAWNMGFGTILFNMVFAFFYNKLYTTDLINAGFEPADEGSYNTLVMKNYITPDSRFSSNNNNNYTINH; encoded by the coding sequence ATGCACGCAATTTTAATTAATCGCCGCACCAATGAACGAAAAGATGTCAAAGTTGGCTTTTCATGGACCGAATTCTTCTGGGGCTTCTGGCCCGCACTTTTTAGGGGTGATTGGAAATGGTTAATAATTATTTTGATAGCCAACTTAACCTTAGGTGCTTGGAATATGGGTTTCGGTACAATTTTGTTCAATATGGTTTTTGCTTTTTTCTATAACAAACTATACACAACTGACCTTATCAATGCCGGTTTCGAACCAGCCGATGAAGGATCTTACAACACACTAGTAATGAAAAACTACATTACACCCGACAGTCGTTTTTCTTCTAATAACAATAATAATTATACAATCAATCATTAA
- a CDS encoding DUF3329 domain-containing protein — MLLLNWKTLYVADDYVYRFVYQSPSPTAFPHQQRISTWLIPYSMFNHYQLWNGRFVAHSIVQYFMQFNSKVPFDICSSLIYILLLLLMNKLSVKLSGKKHNPFILPLIFGFTWFYIPYFGQSVLWLSGSGNYLWMSVIYLGFILYNLKVRTVNFSNILGAIVLGFLAGASNENSGPAAVLIILLFMVKRLIQEHKISLVSTISVIFSGIGFITMMLSPGSQSRGNIHRTWTLIQKNFAGIYKLTFDKWVWIYLLMAVLLIVGVVLKKINIDTIWAVLFFLIGHLAAVYAMAFSPEYPERTFFGGVIFLGIALFILVYAVFSELTWTTVALSAVITVMFGISFGPAYKDINLSYHQMRTQYQIIYQAEKTKDKSARIPLMTMQKSKYNANYGVIALDTPPTALMNQWEAKFFGLNQISGYRVK, encoded by the coding sequence ATGTTGTTGCTCAACTGGAAGACCTTGTATGTAGCGGATGATTACGTATATCGGTTTGTGTATCAATCGCCATCGCCAACGGCATTTCCACATCAGCAGCGAATCAGTACATGGCTGATTCCGTATTCGATGTTTAATCATTATCAATTGTGGAATGGTCGGTTTGTGGCACATTCGATTGTGCAATATTTTATGCAATTTAATTCCAAAGTGCCGTTTGATATTTGTAGTAGTTTAATTTACATTTTGTTGCTGTTATTGATGAATAAATTATCGGTAAAATTGTCCGGAAAAAAGCATAATCCCTTTATCTTGCCACTTATTTTTGGTTTTACTTGGTTTTATATTCCTTATTTTGGCCAATCAGTTTTGTGGTTATCAGGTTCAGGCAATTACTTGTGGATGAGTGTAATTTATTTAGGATTCATTCTGTATAATTTGAAAGTTAGAACTGTCAACTTCAGTAATATTTTAGGGGCAATTGTTTTAGGATTTTTGGCAGGAGCCTCTAATGAAAATTCGGGACCAGCGGCAGTATTAATTATCTTGCTATTTATGGTTAAACGTTTGATTCAAGAACATAAAATTAGTTTAGTTTCCACTATCAGTGTCATTTTCAGTGGTATCGGGTTTATTACTATGATGCTGTCTCCGGGATCACAAAGCCGTGGCAATATTCATCGAACATGGACTTTGATTCAAAAAAACTTTGCCGGTATTTATAAATTAACCTTTGATAAGTGGGTTTGGATCTACTTGTTAATGGCAGTTTTATTGATTGTTGGAGTAGTGCTAAAGAAAATTAACATTGATACAATCTGGGCAGTGCTATTTTTCCTAATTGGACATCTAGCAGCAGTTTACGCTATGGCCTTTTCACCAGAATATCCCGAACGGACTTTCTTTGGCGGAGTGATTTTCTTAGGCATTGCTTTGTTTATCTTAGTTTATGCTGTATTTAGTGAATTAACTTGGACTACAGTAGCTTTGTCGGCCGTCATAACGGTTATGTTTGGCATTAGTTTTGGACCAGCATATAAAGATATTAACTTGAGTTATCATCAGATGCGGACACAGTATCAAATCATTTACCAGGCTGAAAAAACAAAGGATAAATCGGCACGAATACCATTAATGACGATGCAAAAGAGCAAGTACAACGCCAATTACGGAGTGATTGCTTTAGATACACCACCGACTGCTTTGATGAACCAGTGGGAAGCTAAGTTCTTTGGACTTAACCAAATCAGCGGTTATCGTGTAAAGTAG
- a CDS encoding 6-pyruvoyl-tetrahydropterin synthase-related protein — protein MKYISWKNKYLRIPIVTLITIALFAAVSYIALYQTEFYRHSIWTFLGPSDNRFHMMRIEGLYQSILHHNYFPLVNMSFMEGLGYISNIFYSDFLIYPAAIMRLMGFTPAQTIVRFYLMMNFLTFSVSFLCFYKVQRKYWNALVFSFVYTLANYRLHDMLFRHDLGEVGAFLFLPIAVLGIYEIFYGERKRNWLFLAFGMTGIIYSHAISPILVAIMIVTVLLCQLPELKIHPKRLLSLTWAALCSGLMSIGYFLPMLEQLKHTTFRLTETKSILTTGADNLLDYFNWSINNVINKPNIGFVLLITAIAAIIGIGRVENKAVKHFAVIGAVMFVCGSKIFPWVLLSKTPFKMIQYPWRFDMIATILLAIFIASDPLHLLKGNFVKAALVMFVTLLAISASYRMVHEMSTALVPYSEYDKASPFSIGGGQEYLPKGADIVPLEAEPKTPTIKSGKKAKITNFKRSDTRMTFNFTNAKKTVISVPVIAYYGFQAKESTGDVSKLKMDMKNNGLGEVTVSGKGQVVIDYYETHIQKAARHFSFWSFIAIIIGTILSIFNVKLDDFKRLYIKIKPRKDESTESTESTESTESTESTESTESTESTESTESTESTESTESTESTESTESTESTESTESTESTESTESTSDSSVDSENKSNK, from the coding sequence ATGAAATATATTTCTTGGAAAAATAAGTACCTGCGGATTCCGATCGTTACCCTCATAACTATCGCTCTCTTTGCCGCAGTCAGCTATATTGCACTTTACCAAACAGAGTTTTATCGTCATTCAATTTGGACGTTCTTAGGTCCTAGTGACAATCGATTCCACATGATGCGAATCGAAGGATTGTATCAATCAATTTTGCATCACAATTATTTTCCACTCGTCAATATGTCTTTCATGGAAGGTTTAGGTTACATCTCAAATATCTTCTATTCAGATTTTCTAATTTATCCGGCTGCCATTATGCGTCTGATGGGATTCACACCTGCACAAACTATTGTTAGATTTTATTTAATGATGAACTTCTTGACTTTCAGTGTGTCATTCCTTTGCTTCTATAAAGTTCAAAGAAAGTATTGGAATGCCCTCGTCTTCAGTTTTGTTTATACGCTAGCCAATTATCGGTTGCATGATATGTTATTCCGTCACGATTTGGGCGAAGTCGGTGCCTTCTTATTCCTACCAATTGCCGTTTTAGGAATTTATGAAATCTTTTATGGGGAAAGAAAGCGTAATTGGTTATTCCTAGCCTTTGGTATGACCGGAATCATTTATTCTCACGCTATCTCACCTATTCTTGTAGCGATTATGATTGTGACCGTTTTGTTATGTCAATTACCTGAACTAAAAATTCACCCCAAACGACTTCTGTCATTAACATGGGCAGCACTTTGCTCAGGATTGATGAGTATCGGTTACTTTTTACCAATGCTAGAACAATTAAAGCACACAACCTTCCGTCTGACAGAAACGAAAAGTATCTTAACAACCGGCGCTGACAACTTGCTGGACTACTTTAATTGGAGTATCAACAATGTTATTAACAAACCTAATATCGGTTTCGTACTGTTAATTACGGCTATCGCCGCCATTATTGGTATTGGTCGAGTTGAGAATAAAGCCGTAAAACATTTTGCTGTTATCGGTGCAGTAATGTTTGTCTGTGGGAGTAAAATTTTCCCATGGGTTCTCCTAAGTAAAACACCCTTCAAAATGATCCAATATCCATGGCGTTTTGATATGATAGCTACTATCCTACTAGCAATCTTCATTGCCTCAGATCCATTGCATTTACTAAAAGGTAACTTTGTCAAAGCAGCTTTAGTCATGTTCGTCACTTTACTAGCAATTTCTGCTAGTTATCGTATGGTTCACGAGATGTCAACTGCACTCGTTCCATACTCTGAATATGACAAGGCCTCCCCCTTCAGTATCGGTGGTGGTCAAGAATATCTGCCAAAAGGTGCAGACATCGTACCACTAGAAGCTGAACCAAAAACACCGACAATTAAGTCTGGTAAAAAAGCTAAAATCACCAATTTTAAACGTTCTGACACACGAATGACCTTTAACTTTACCAATGCTAAAAAGACCGTTATCTCCGTTCCAGTTATCGCTTATTACGGCTTCCAGGCTAAAGAATCCACTGGTGATGTCTCAAAGCTAAAGATGGATATGAAGAATAACGGTCTGGGTGAAGTAACGGTCAGTGGCAAAGGACAAGTCGTCATCGACTATTACGAAACTCATATTCAAAAAGCCGCTCGTCACTTCTCGTTCTGGTCATTCATAGCAATTATTATCGGAACAATTCTCAGCATATTTAATGTGAAATTAGATGATTTCAAGAGATTATATATCAAAATTAAGCCCAGAAAAGATGAATCAACTGAATCAACTGAATCAACTGAATCAACTGAATCAACTGAATCAACTGAATCAACTGAATCAACTGAATCAACTGAATCAACTGAATCAACTGAATCAACTGAATCAACTGAATCAACTGAATCAACTGAATCAACTGAATCAACTGAATCAACTGAATCAACTGAATCAACTGAATCAACTGAATCAACTGAATCAACTTCTGATTCTAGTGTCGATTCTGAAAATAAGTCAAATAAATAA
- a CDS encoding SdpI family protein produces MKKKSLVFLILLLLIWLPTGIDLLLWNKLPAELPMHFNSQMIADSWGPKAMAVFILPTILTVAQSVIFLLIKHDARKNAVKDWIVYLVLAIMPIISFFLNFVILSTALGDNTYFQQQATVNLLSGIILIILGVPMNSLKPNKVIGIRLPWTMESNENWRLTHRLGSKTFICGGIFELVAAIFTYTLLFIPILVIVTLIPIIYSYVLYQKGI; encoded by the coding sequence ATGAAAAAGAAGAGTCTGGTTTTCCTCATATTATTGCTTTTGATTTGGTTGCCAACAGGAATCGACTTGTTGCTTTGGAATAAGTTGCCTGCAGAATTGCCCATGCATTTTAATAGTCAAATGATTGCTGATAGTTGGGGTCCTAAGGCAATGGCTGTCTTTATTTTGCCAACGATTCTTACCGTGGCGCAAAGCGTTATATTTCTTCTGATTAAGCATGATGCAAGGAAAAATGCTGTGAAAGATTGGATTGTTTATCTTGTCTTAGCTATCATGCCGATTATTTCATTTTTTCTAAATTTTGTTATTTTATCAACTGCTTTAGGTGACAACACTTATTTTCAACAACAAGCCACAGTTAACTTATTGAGTGGAATTATTCTGATAATTTTGGGTGTGCCGATGAATTCTCTTAAACCAAATAAAGTTATTGGGATTCGGTTACCCTGGACAATGGAGAGTAATGAAAATTGGCGTTTAACACATCGCTTAGGATCGAAAACATTTATTTGCGGAGGTATTTTTGAATTAGTTGCCGCTATTTTTACGTATACACTATTATTTATTCCGATATTGGTAATTGTTACTTTGATACCAATAATTTACTCATACGTTTTATATCAAAAAGGTATTTGA
- a CDS encoding acyltransferase, with the protein MKRKRIIYIDVIRVVAMMLVVLAHSLAARLATRDNSLNWDISNMLVVITEIAVPLFFMISGATILNSRKTKNVGYLFSHRLPRVLVPFLIWSVISAFVSRKIDGVFTYQDFFHSVLLMYHQPVLIAYWFIYPLVSLYLLSPLLKAMVEGMDEKLLNYLLILWLIISMFLPALVGVLPKNISMYFDGYTVGKVVFSSSLGYFILGYKLTQSQHEKTNSLQLLVMAVVLMAINVIIAFVSLKPNFQFLSVISVVNIPFIAALIFKVLKSYEGRYHKWFIRLTEILAPLTYGVYLVHGLSIGVVQKMAGVNHYLITFFFATILSLVIIFVISKIPVLKKWMM; encoded by the coding sequence TTGAAAAGAAAAAGAATAATATATATCGATGTAATCCGAGTGGTTGCAATGATGTTGGTTGTTTTGGCACACTCTTTAGCAGCCAGACTAGCAACACGAGATAACTCACTAAATTGGGACATTTCCAATATGCTGGTTGTTATTACAGAAATTGCAGTGCCACTATTCTTTATGATCAGTGGGGCAACGATTTTAAACAGTCGAAAGACGAAAAATGTTGGTTATTTATTCAGCCATCGTTTACCAAGAGTATTAGTACCATTTCTTATTTGGTCGGTTATTAGCGCATTCGTTTCAAGAAAAATCGATGGTGTCTTCACATATCAAGACTTTTTCCACAGCGTATTGTTAATGTATCACCAACCAGTTCTGATTGCTTATTGGTTTATTTATCCCTTGGTATCACTATATTTGTTATCGCCACTGTTGAAAGCAATGGTTGAAGGGATGGATGAAAAACTACTCAATTACTTATTAATTTTGTGGTTGATCATCAGCATGTTTTTACCGGCTTTGGTAGGAGTATTACCAAAAAATATTAGTATGTATTTTGACGGTTATACAGTTGGAAAAGTTGTCTTCTCAAGTAGTTTAGGTTATTTCATTCTCGGCTATAAGTTGACTCAAAGTCAGCATGAGAAGACGAATTCTTTACAATTGTTAGTGATGGCAGTTGTGTTGATGGCAATTAATGTCATCATTGCTTTTGTCAGTTTGAAACCAAATTTCCAATTTCTAAGTGTTATTTCAGTGGTCAATATTCCATTTATTGCAGCTTTGATTTTTAAAGTTTTGAAATCATATGAAGGCCGTTATCATAAATGGTTTATCCGCTTGACTGAAATTCTGGCGCCATTAACCTATGGAGTTTACTTAGTTCACGGCTTGAGTATTGGAGTGGTTCAAAAAATGGCCGGAGTAAATCATTATTTAATAACATTTTTCTTTGCGACAATCCTGTCATTGGTTATTATTTTTGTGATTAGTAAGATTCCAGTTTTGAAAAAATGGATGATGTAA